The following coding sequences lie in one Mercenaria mercenaria strain notata chromosome 5, MADL_Memer_1, whole genome shotgun sequence genomic window:
- the LOC123558173 gene encoding xanthine dehydrogenase/oxidase-like, producing MFRNWSIGNEIEKSEDFTKPLSVEELAIQVKRLVRHAYSVEHKPTDNNNNMPLLKGKTIQHKFMVDGEETWYNSTLQATEGLPGRKSEDCGELNKIDEHALQWKKRIVSNKLREEFSASTQQEFRVYLKIQDNHEGHMVGENACDILNERLSRLKDEMPGSSWEDLVSAAFFKRIQLSACGFNRPAKTEDFDPNKKGGELVEYLTYGVACTEVEIDVLTGETQALQADLFMDIGKSLNPAIDIGQIEGAFVQGLGMVTSESMEIDQKGRTKNCSSVGYTIPNITSIPRKMTVSLLKNHDVITSFNSSKGIGEPTYLLSFSVMSAIKEAVLAARTQIGKNGYFRLDSPATVQRIQEACGPQINHCMLESAD from the exons ATGTTTAGAAACTGGTCAATCGGcaatgaaatagagaaaagtgaagaCTTCACAAAGCCTTTATCGGTGGAAGAACTGGCGATACAAGTGAAGAGGTTAGTTCGCCACGCCTACAGTGTTGAACATAAGCCGactgacaacaacaacaacatgccTTTACTGAAAGGGAAGACCATTCAACACAAGTTTATGGTTGACGGAGAAGAAACATGGTATAATAGCACT CTACAAGCTACTGAAGGACTACCAGGAAGGAAATCTGAAGATTGTGGTGAACTAAATAAG ATTGATGAGCATGCTTTGCAGTGGAAGAAAAGAATAGTGTCAAATAAGCTGAGAGAAGAGTTTAGTGCCAGTACACAGCAGGAGTTTCGAGTTTATTTAAAGATCCAGGATAATCATGAAGGTCATATGGTTGGAGAG AATGCGTGTGACATCCTAAATGAGAGGTTGTCCCGCTTGAAAGATGAGATGCCGGGAAGCTCCTGGGAGGATCTA GTATCTGCAGCATTTTTTAAACGTATACAGTTGTCAGCTTGTGGATTTAACag GCCTGCTAAGACAGAAGACTTTGACCCGAATAAAAAGGGTGGAGAACTAGTGGAATATTTAACATATGGAGTAGCCTGCACGGAAGTAGAGATTGATGTTCTTACAGGAGAAACGCAA GCCTTACAGGCAGATCTATTTATGGACATTGGCAAAAGCTTAAATCCTGCAATAGACATAGGGCAAATTGAAGGGGCCTTCGTTCAA GGTCTCGGAATGGTGACATCAGAAAGTATGGAGATAGACCAGAAAGGTCGGACGAAAAACTGTAGTTCTGTAGGCTACACAATACCAAACATAACAAGTATACCACGTAAAATGACGGTGAGCCTACTAAAAAATCACGATGTTATCACGAGCTTTAATTCTTCAAAG GGGATAGGAGAACCTACATACCTGCTGTCGTTCTCTGTCATGTCGGCAATTAAGGAGGCAGTACTTGCAGCACGAACGCAAATAGGAAAGAATGGATATTTTAGACTTGACTCTCCGGCAACTGTACAAAGGATCCAAGAAGCGTGCGGTCCACAAATCAATCATTGCATGTTAGAAAGTGCAGATTGA